Genomic DNA from Mus caroli chromosome 8, CAROLI_EIJ_v1.1, whole genome shotgun sequence:
TCTGCCATTCCAGCATACAGGACACTGAACCAGGAAGAGCTTCATTCAGCTCCAGTCAAGAGAAATTTAACTTATACAGAACCTGAACCACAATAAAGAGGGCAGGAGCCATGGCTCAGGGGCGGAGTCTCTGCCTAGAAATCTTCAGAATGAGGCAGGGGCATGGTTCAGTGGGCATGGTTCAAGGATAGGGATGCTGTCCTCATGGACTATTGCAGCTTGGCAATAGTCAATAGACCAATAGTGGGTCCAGACGGCTCTGGAGACTGTGTTTATTTCCCTCATCAGGCCCTCTGTCCCAAAGCGACCGTAATCCTGCATGCCCCAGCCTTCCCTCCCAGTCTGCCTCAGTATCCTCGGGCTTCCCCCATTCTGcctcattgttttttgtttgtttgtttgtttgtttttggtattttgagacagggtttctctgtgtagccctggctgtcctggaactcactctgtagaccaggctggcctagaactcagaaatctgcctgcctctgcctcccaagtgctgggattaaaggtgtgcaccaccactgcccagccctgcctCATTGTTTTAACTGcatgtgggacagtctctagtGGGCCACATCCTTTTGTGGGTGGAGTCTCCTGTGAGCTCAGATCTGCTCTGTTCAGAAATACAGAATCAAACAGAAGGGGCTGTTGTAGTTGGCCAACTAATCTCTACTCGAATTGCCTGGAAGGCGCTGGGGTGTTCCTCACTATTCACCCCAATGTTCCGGGTTCCCGaataaaatacacacacccagagggagagggagagggagagggagagggagagggagagggagagggagagggagagggagagggagagggagagggagagggagagggagagggagagggagagggagagagccatatttttttaaatatgtttttaacagCTCAACGCTGGGCTACTTCTTAACCTCCGTGCGGCTAGCACACTCTCCTTCAATATTCCTGACTCACCACTTACTAAAATGCTAGGCACTCCAGACCCAGACCTGTAGCCCTGGGCCATGCCCCTGACTCTTACACGATGGTTCTGTGCTCCTCTGTACCTCTCACGTCTGGTTTTTACTACTTTCCCGGCATGGCagcccctcccctgtcccttGCCCAAGAATCTTAAAAGTACTGCTTTTGTCTCCCTACCCAGCCATTtgctgctggcaactttatttaccaataaaaACCAACTTGGGACAAGGACCCTCAGTGTCTTATGTATGGACATGTGGATTCTCTTACAATATTCGGGTCCCAATTAACATAAATAGCATTAGACCAAATCCGAAACAAGGGGCTGCTGTGTGGCTAGGGCCTCTCTGCCTGACGTCACCATGATAGTGGGCACATGGGCTGCAGCGCACCCCGCTTGTCCTCCTGCTGAGGGGACAGAGAGCTGCAGCTTCAGGACATGCAGAGCCAAGGCTGTGCTCTGAGAAAGTGAGCAGGAAGCCTGAGTAGCCAGAGGGGCTGGTGCATGACAGCGTGTCCAGTTCTAGCTTTAgctggcagggtgtgtgtgtggggggggggggtggcactTGTGTTCATGACCGAGGACATCCCTCTCTCAGGTCAAGGGTGAACTTTGTGACAGATGGTGCTGTCACAGAGAATAAGGTCCAGGGTGGAGGAAAGCCAGCGGGGACAGCAGAAGCTACTCTAGAACATTCCACTGGCTGGCTGGGCCggtggtggtgcccacctttatcccagcactcagaaggcagaggcaggtgactctctgagttgggggccagcctggtctacagaatgagttccaggatagccagggctacacagagaaaccctgtctgggagtaggggtggggaaCCATTCCACTCTCACCTTGGTATGGTCATACCAGGAAAGCAaacatggagggggggggggaggcgagagagggggagagacagagattgtGCCAGACAGTGCTACGTGCCCATCATCTCAGCCCtcaagatgctgaggcaggagaatcacaaattgGAGGCCAGTTTggattgtcttttattttattttattttattttattgacttaCAAGTTGCCATATGCGGGGATTTGTGGCTCCGACCCCTCCCTCCTTGGGTGCCTAGCTCCCAGTCCCAAGCAATGGGGATGGCGCGGTGGGGTCTCCCAGGACAGGATAGGAGCCCCTCCCCAGGGTTCTCCTTAGGGCTTCCCGGTGCGGAATGGAGCACAGCGGAGGGGAAGACCGAGTGGGGTGGCAGCCCGCGCGCTGCAGCTTCAGGGactcagggaggcagggagggggctCTGTACAAGGTCACACCCTTCGGTCACGCGTGGAAAGGGCACCGTAGCTGCCCTGGGCACTGAGTCTCCAACACTGACTGTGCCTGGTTCGCTCTGGGGCATGCCCAGGCCCCGCCCATCGGCATGAGGCCCCGCCCAGCCAGCCCACGCCCAGTCTAAGAGCCTCTACTACTCAAGATCCAGGAGTCCAGGCGGCCGCTGGTCACTTCTCCTCCCCTGGAGCCGGCTCTGGCTGCAGCAGCTGTGGCTTGGGCTTTGGCTCGAGCTTTGGCTCGGCCTCGGGTTCTGGCTCCCACAGCAGGAACTCGTGTAACAGTGTGTTGACCGTTTCAGGACACTCCAGCATCACCATGTGGCTGCCTTCCTCGATGAGCTTGAGAAAGGCCAGCAGCAGGATCTACGGGCACACCGAGAAGTTCCTCCTGCTGTTTACCCTTCAGCCCCACCCAAGAGGATGCCAGGGATGACCTGTCACCCTTCTCTACACTCTCCAGCTATTCTTAACTCAGCCAACACCCATTAAGCGCCTTATAATATGCCCGGGGTTGGACTTCTCAACCTCGGCTCTGCTGACTCTTGGGGTTGGCTTGTAGCTATGGGAGCATCAGCTGTGTTGTAGGGTGCAGGGCAGCCTCCTTGGTCAACCTCAGGAGTGGATGCTAGGgaagttctctgccctcctcccctgcccacgAATGATTCTAGATGTCTCCAAGATTTGCCCTTGGTGAGCATGCTCCTGCCTTTCCTGAACAGTCCTAAGAATCACAGAGCCACAGCCATTCAGATATCTTAACCAAAGGAAGCTACGTGTCAAAGCCTGCCACTCAAAGACCCCGCCCACCCAGAGCTGTCAGAAAGCCACACCCATCTGGAAAGTTCACACCCACTCAGCCTTGCCCCCACTGGCTCCTTTCTGGAAAACCAAGCTTTCCCACAGGCCAAGCCTACTCAGAATCCATTCTGGCAGGATGGACCACACACACCCCTAAGTCATGCCCAGGCACAGGCACAAGGAGTGTGTATCGGGAGTGGTGTTCAAGAGCCACAGATCCTACCTCAGCCATGCGTTGGTCCTCTTCCACTGGCACAAATTTGTCGTGCATGCCGTGCACCAGCAGCACGGGAACCGTCAGCTCCGCGTGGTAGACCTCGTCGCCTTCAGGCCAATACTGGCCGCTCATCATGGCCCGCAACACGAAGGAGGACACATTGAACGCATTGCCCTCCTTCAGCAGCTGCTTTTCTTTGGCCCCTTGGCGGGCAAAGCCGGCCCTGGGATTCGAAGATGTCATTTGAGCCTGACCACTATGGGACACACCCCAGAGCCAGCCCCTACAGATCAGTAATGCATGGTCACCCCTCCCCTTGCCCAGATCCCAGGGGCAGAGATCTTACTTGAGGAAACTCCAGGCCAGGCAAGGTGACAGGCAGTGCAGGACACATGTGGGCATGttgaagatggagcagaggctgggTTCCAGTGCCGTGGGGCCCCCACCGTTAATCATGATCACTTTGTGTACAAGATCTGGGTACTCATGGGCCAGGAAAGTACAGAAGGAGACACTGGGGGCAGGGATGGAAGAATCCGAGTGAGCAGGACACAGACAGTGCTTTTCTCCCACCCTGATCACTAGGCAGGCCCTCAGACACCAATTTCCTGTGCACTCCTGGAGGGGCACCCAGCTGGCTGACCAAGGGGTGTCCCTCCATGAGCAGGTGTGCAGTGCtgaggatagagggagggagcCCGTGGCTTTGCTCACACTGGGCATGCCCGACCCTTTGGTCTTGAGGCAAGCTCTTAGCAAGCCCATGACAGCCTCCACATAGCCAGAGCTCATGTCCACCctcaagtgctagggttacagcaTACACACCCTGTAAGTTTTGGGGTAGTTCTTGTTAGAAAGAGGATCTCTCGCTTTAGCTTTGACCAGCTTGGAagttgctgtgtagatcaggctggactagATTctagagatgtgcctgcctcccAGGCATGCTTCTGTGTGACTTCTGGCATGGCTGTGACCACTAACACGGTGACCTTGGCTGTCTTGTTACTTTGCTGTGTGGGAATGTGCTCCCTTGAATGGATGCCTGGTAACCTGCATACAGCACTGTCCCATCTGAGACTCACCTATGGTGGCCACACCTTTCTAAACAGCATCTAGGGAGTGCTAGCCACCCTTATGGCTGCAGCTAGACTCTGGAATCTCCTCAGTGGTTCTCCACTAGGAGTGCTTCCACCCAGCATCTGAAGACAGGATGTCATGGCTGCCTTTGTGGGCACGGGAGGCACTCATGGCTACAATCCCTTAGAAGATGTAACCACTGGTACCAGGTAACTACACAGAGAACtacctaccccctccccctttctaaAACAGTCTCACTCACTCAATGTATAGTCCTCGCTGGAATGGACTTCatggaaatcctcctgccccagttcCTGGAGCACTGGATTTACAGGCATGTCCAACCCcatgtggcttttatttttgcttttgttaagaCACTAAGTCTCAGTGCTCTGCtgtccaagctgaccttgaaatTCCAGGGTCAGGGGCTCACCCTGCTCACCCTACATCACCTGGTTAATAGCTTGAAGGCTCCAGATAGAAGGGGTGGAAGGGGAATGGGCCTGACCATTAgaccacaccccacacacacacattacacacacacactacacacatacacacagaatatgTAATGTTGTCCCACAGTAACCCATAGTTTGGCTGATTATTACATGTTTgtaaaaaaagtaaacatttttttcagacaggctGTGTTATATAGTCCAGGACAGGCTTGAGAGCATAGCAATGAATGCCCCTGCCTCACACTccaaagtgctgaaattacaggcatgacCTACCACGACcagcttttaaaatttactttttaggggctggtgagatggctcagtgggtaagagcacccgactgctcttccgaaggtccggagttcaaatcccagcaaccacatggtggctNNNNNNNNNNNNNNNNNNNNNNNNNNNNNNNNNNNNNNNNNNNNNNNNNNNNNNNNNNNNNNNNNNNNNNNNNNNNNNNNNNNNNNNNNNNNNNNNNNNNNNNNNNNNNNNNNNNNNNNNNNNNNNNNNNNNNNNNNNNNNNNNNNNNNNNNNNNNNNNNNNNNNNNNNNNNNNNNNNNNNNNNNNNNNNNNNNNNNNNNNNNNNNNNNNNNNNNNNNNNNNNNNNNNNNNNNNNaaaaaaaaaaaaaaaagtaaaaacaaaattaattttaaatgtttaaggatatgaaaatattctgtttattgactttttttttttttgaggtgcaAGGGATTGAAGCCAGGCCTTGTGCATACCAGGTACACATCTCTATCCCCGAGTGATTTCCCAGCTTTGGTGTGGGGGATGTGGGTCCTCATGTATGTTAAACTTGTCTGGGAGCTGTGTAGCTGAGAGTGACCATTACATCTGATTCtgtctccgcctcccaagtgtgggacgGTAGATGagggctgccatgcctggctttcagtGCTGTTTATAGATAAACATCCTATAGCTCTGACTGGTCTTAaattcatagcaatcctcctgccttggtcttGGAAGTTCTGAGGTATCATGCCCATACTCTgtagtttgttttttggttgttgttgttgctgtagttgttgtagttgttattgctgtttttaaCAGGTTTTTTGCTATAAGTGTACCCTAGGTTGGAAACGACTTCATAGCCGAGGCCCACCTTACGTTTTGAGCTATCTTCCAACGTCAGCCTCCTAAGTACGGTGAAGACACACTTGCTACCACAGCTGACCAGATACTAATGACTAGGTCAGAGCCTTAGTGTCAAGCTactcccagcccctcactagggGTTCTAGGCAGGGCTCCACCCTGAGCCACGACCCCTGTTCTTCACTGAAGGATCCTAGGCAAGGTTTTACCCTGACTatgcctccagctccttcagtggggctttgagccacgcccccagtccAATCTCATTTTCCAAGTAAAGAAGTTGTTGCGTGGGGTAGCATAGAAGGCTTTTAGTCTAGTCTTTGGAATGTAAAGGTAGGAGGACCAGGTCTTCAAGtttagcctcagctacataatgatttttaaggctagcctggggtacacaaAGCCCTGTCTCAACCTAGCTCCAGGGGAAAGGGAATGGTTTTTGAGCATCCCACTCAGATCTTACCCGTAAGAATGGCCGATGAGCACATTGCGCTTCTTGGCATAGCGTGTGAAGATGGCCCTCATATCCTCTGCCAATGCGTAAAAGGTGTAGGCAGCTGCCACCTGCGGCGCAGAGCTGGCTCCATGGCCTGCCAGGTCAGGTGCCACCACCTCATAGCCGAGTCGCACAAAGAAGTCTAGCTGCTCCTTCCAGATGGCGAGTGAGCCACCGACTCCGTGGATGAAGAACAGCACCACATCAGCCTGCGCACCCTTGCAGCTGGTGATGCGCTGCTCACAGTCGATGTGGATGGTCCTCTTCGGACGCCGTGGGCGGCGCCGCCGCCCGCTGCCTGGGTTGGCCCGGGTGTCTCCTCCTGCGGGCTCAGCCAGCTCGACCTCGAGTGCAGCAGGCGGGTCCCCGGAGCCACTGCGGCCTTGCAGGTCGGCACGAGGCGCTCGGCCCAGGTTCTCCACCACCAGCCTCCCGTTGCGGTACACTGTGATACGGCGCTGGCAGCGCACAAGGCCCGTCTTGACCCCTGGATCATCttcaggaggtggtggtggcggcgtGGGGATGGGTGCGGGCCCTGCATGCTTTACCCGCAGCACCCGGCCTGGCTTGACCTCCACGAATGTGTAGCCGTCACTGGACTCGACACTCTCCAGC
This window encodes:
- the Abhd8 gene encoding protein ABHD8, which gives rise to MTSEHTMLTGVTDGFFCCLLGTPPNAVRPLESVESSDGYTFVEVKPGRVLRVKHAGPAPIPTPPPPPPEDDPGVKTGLVRCQRRITVYRNGRLVVENLGRAPRADLQGRSGSGDPPAALEVELAEPAGGDTRANPGSGRRRRPRRPKRTIHIDCEQRITSCKGAQADVVLFFIHGVGGSLAIWKEQLDFFVRLGYEVVAPDLAGHGASSAPQVAAAYTFYALAEDMRAIFTRYAKKRNVLIGHSYGVSFCTFLAHEYPDLVHKVIMINGGGPTALEPSLCSIFNMPTCVLHCLSPCLAWSFLKAGFARQGAKEKQLLKEGNAFNVSSFVLRAMMSGQYWPEGDEVYHAELTVPVLLVHGMHDKFVPVEEDQRMAEILLLAFLKLIEEGSHMVMLECPETVNTLLHEFLLWEPEPEAEPKLEPKPKPQLLQPEPAPGEEK